Proteins from one Holophagales bacterium genomic window:
- a CDS encoding DinB family protein, which yields MEESKMAGPVIPDRYREAMGDDDPYLAMFEAPQKLRKLLKGLTEKQLSRRPAPGKWSIKEIVAHLADGEVILGSRYRFIAAHDKPAIAGYDQDLFVEMLGVENATTEDLLDDFEMARMVNVGLLTRLPDEAFGRVGVHSERGEETIDTIVMLYAGHDRVHLTQVETIRTGLFPPKKAGAKKKGSKTAAKVPARKAAARPAPKAAKGSGKAAKAPAKKNPKNPKKR from the coding sequence ATGGAGGAATCGAAGATGGCCGGACCCGTGATCCCCGACAGATACCGCGAAGCGATGGGCGACGACGACCCGTATCTGGCGATGTTCGAGGCGCCGCAGAAGCTCCGGAAGCTCCTGAAGGGCCTCACCGAGAAGCAGCTCTCCCGCCGGCCGGCGCCGGGGAAGTGGTCGATCAAGGAGATCGTCGCGCACCTGGCCGACGGCGAGGTCATCCTCGGTTCCCGCTACCGCTTCATCGCGGCGCACGACAAGCCCGCGATCGCCGGCTACGACCAGGACCTCTTCGTCGAGATGCTCGGCGTCGAGAACGCGACGACGGAAGACCTCCTCGACGACTTCGAGATGGCGCGCATGGTGAATGTCGGGCTTCTCACGCGCCTTCCCGACGAGGCGTTCGGCCGCGTCGGAGTCCACTCCGAGCGGGGCGAAGAGACGATCGACACGATCGTCATGCTCTACGCCGGGCACGACCGCGTGCACCTCACCCAGGTCGAGACGATCCGGACCGGGCTCTTCCCGCCGAAGAAGGCGGGCGCGAAGAAGAAGGGTTCGAAGACGGCCGCGAAGGTCCCGGCACGCAAGGCCGCCGCGAGACCGGCGCCGAAGGCGGCGAAGGGCTCCGGGAAGGCCGCGAAGGCCCCGGCGAAGAAGAACCCGAAGAACCCGAAGAAGAGGTAG
- a CDS encoding DUF192 domain-containing protein, translating to MTNPVRRSTRRERSGGAVLAALLLAACSGGRGATPSASQTPPAAGPRVVLPSGAVFALEVARTPEQVAQGLMFRESLAPGTGMVFLFDAPRPQAFWMKNCHFALDMVFTLKDGQVVDVLENVPPCAADPCPSYPSRAPADTVVELTAGDAKRHGVVPGARLSFLSVPER from the coding sequence TTGACGAACCCGGTCCGGCGCTCGACGAGGCGTGAGAGGTCGGGGGGCGCCGTCCTGGCGGCGCTCCTGCTGGCGGCCTGCTCCGGAGGGCGGGGCGCGACCCCGTCGGCCTCGCAGACGCCGCCCGCCGCCGGCCCGCGCGTCGTTCTGCCGTCGGGCGCCGTGTTCGCCCTCGAGGTCGCCCGGACCCCGGAGCAGGTCGCACAGGGGCTGATGTTCCGCGAGTCGCTCGCCCCCGGGACCGGAATGGTCTTCCTTTTCGACGCTCCGCGGCCCCAGGCCTTCTGGATGAAGAACTGCCATTTCGCGCTCGACATGGTCTTCACCCTGAAGGACGGACAGGTCGTCGACGTCCTCGAGAACGTGCCGCCGTGCGCGGCCGATCCTTGCCCGAGCTACCCTTCCCGCGCTCCTGCCGACACGGTCGTCGAGCTGACCGCGGGGGACGCGAAGCGCCACGGGGTCGTCCCCGGGGCGCGACTCTCCTTCCTCAGCGTGCCGGAGCGCTGA
- the nadC gene encoding carboxylating nicotinate-nucleotide diphosphorylase produces MDRRLVEALDDLLARAFAEDGEDITTLAVFGPKARVAGDMVCREAAVVAGAAFLPRVFAFPHPPASVEVLVEDGVRVGPGTVLARVEGPAVTVLAAERTALNLVQRLTGIATATRAYVDALEGTTAHLLDTRKTTPGLRAFEKYAVRCGGGTNHRMGLSDAFLVKDNHADGCGSLWDATRRATDFRAMNRSLKRCLLEAEARTRDEVHQALEAGAERILLDNMTVVEMKKAVADVALWNEATGASVTTEASGGMTVEKARKSALAGVDFVSVGALTHSVRAVDIALDVKIAAARRSRK; encoded by the coding sequence ATCGATCGACGCCTCGTCGAAGCTCTGGACGACCTCCTGGCGCGCGCGTTCGCGGAAGACGGAGAGGACATCACCACCCTGGCCGTCTTCGGGCCCAAGGCCCGCGTGGCGGGCGACATGGTCTGCCGCGAGGCGGCCGTCGTCGCCGGCGCCGCGTTCCTCCCGCGCGTCTTCGCCTTTCCCCACCCCCCTGCTTCCGTGGAAGTCCTCGTCGAGGACGGTGTCCGGGTCGGACCGGGAACCGTCCTCGCCAGGGTCGAAGGGCCGGCGGTGACGGTCCTGGCGGCCGAACGGACCGCGCTGAACCTCGTCCAGCGGCTGACCGGCATCGCGACGGCGACGCGGGCCTACGTCGACGCTCTCGAGGGGACGACCGCGCACCTCCTCGACACGCGCAAGACGACGCCCGGCCTGCGCGCCTTCGAGAAGTACGCGGTGCGGTGCGGCGGCGGCACGAACCACCGGATGGGACTCTCCGACGCCTTCCTCGTGAAGGACAACCACGCCGACGGCTGCGGCAGCCTGTGGGACGCGACGCGGCGCGCGACCGACTTCCGGGCGATGAACCGCTCCCTGAAGCGCTGCCTCCTCGAGGCCGAGGCGCGGACGCGCGACGAGGTCCACCAGGCGCTCGAGGCGGGAGCCGAACGCATCCTCCTCGACAACATGACGGTCGTGGAGATGAAGAAGGCCGTCGCCGACGTCGCGCTCTGGAACGAGGCGACCGGCGCTTCCGTGACGACCGAGGCCTCGGGCGGCATGACCGTGGAGAAGGCGCGGAAGTCGGCCCTCGCCGGCGTCGACTTCGTCTCGGTGGGCGCCCTGACGCATTCCGTACGGGCCGTCGACATCGCGCTCGACGTGAAGATCGCCGCGGCCCGGCGGAGCCGGAAGTGA
- a CDS encoding DUF4388 domain-containing protein yields MSDSRFEFRGDLSKTPLPEVLQTVHHYRVPGVLLVRRGELEKKIYLWNGDVIFATSSDREESLGNVLLRSGALTREQFDESVKRLVEARAAEETRRHGAVLVDMGLLTQEALTASVMRQVRDILYSVFDWEEGSVSFTVGRFRTDEIVQLDIPTRAAIVAGVKAVRDARRLIALLGPSWTVFDPCYAPAEIGDVALEAAEIRLLQHVDGTKTLRELVGLGPSDASHNAKLLYAFFVLKLISRRDVTSRTSVKKIQWSTSGGGYAPPS; encoded by the coding sequence GTGTCGGACAGCCGCTTCGAGTTCCGCGGCGACCTCTCGAAAACCCCGCTTCCCGAGGTCCTCCAGACGGTGCATCACTACCGTGTGCCCGGCGTGCTGCTCGTGCGCCGGGGCGAGCTGGAGAAAAAGATCTACCTCTGGAACGGCGACGTCATCTTCGCCACCTCGAGCGACCGGGAGGAGTCCCTCGGCAACGTGCTGCTCCGGTCCGGCGCGCTCACGCGCGAACAGTTCGACGAATCGGTGAAGCGGCTCGTCGAAGCGCGCGCCGCCGAGGAGACCCGCCGGCACGGGGCGGTCCTCGTCGACATGGGCCTCCTGACGCAGGAGGCGCTCACCGCCTCCGTCATGCGACAGGTCCGCGACATCCTCTACTCGGTGTTCGACTGGGAGGAGGGGTCCGTGAGCTTCACGGTCGGGCGTTTCCGCACCGACGAGATCGTCCAGCTCGACATCCCGACGCGGGCGGCCATCGTCGCCGGCGTGAAGGCGGTCCGCGATGCGCGGCGCCTCATCGCCCTCCTCGGTCCGTCCTGGACGGTGTTCGACCCGTGCTACGCCCCCGCGGAGATTGGCGACGTGGCGCTGGAGGCGGCCGAGATCCGGCTTCTCCAGCACGTCGACGGCACGAAGACGCTGCGCGAGCTCGTCGGCCTCGGTCCGTCCGACGCGAGCCACAACGCGAAGCTGCTGTACGCGTTTTTCGTCCTCAAGCTGATCAGCCGGCGCGACGTGACGAGCCGGACATCCGTGAAGAAGATCCAGTGGAGCACGAGCGGTGGCGGCTACGCCCCGCCGTCATAG
- a CDS encoding beta-ketoacyl-[acyl-carrier-protein] synthase family protein has translation MRRRVAITGLGCVTPLGTGSEAYLEGLREGRSGVGRISLFDPGMLPVKIAGEARGFDPADHIPAKDARHVARVVPMAIAAAGEALASAGIDAERLSLEERRRVSVLLGSGGGPVEFFEKMYGHYYRGELKKASVYAIPTGTIGTLSSEISMRFGLKGPSHVVSTGCTSSADAIGYAVKSIRYGERDLVLAGGADAVITSGIMTGFGLMQILASSRQDAPETASRPFDAGRDGFVLGEGAWFFVLEEMERARARGIRILGEVLGYAATCDAYHRVRLDESGEEPARAMTEALEDAGITPADVGYVQYHGTGTELNDRIETRATRIALGAHADGTPGSSVKSQIGHPQGASGAAGLAATLLSLNAGFLPPTANLETPDPECGLDYVPGRARPADVDVALVNGIAFGSKNTALVVRTARARGA, from the coding sequence ATGAGACGGCGCGTCGCGATCACCGGCCTCGGCTGCGTGACGCCCCTCGGCACCGGCTCGGAGGCCTACCTCGAGGGCCTTCGGGAAGGACGTTCCGGCGTCGGCCGCATCTCCCTCTTCGACCCTGGAATGCTCCCGGTGAAGATCGCCGGCGAGGCGAGGGGTTTCGACCCCGCCGACCACATCCCGGCCAAGGACGCCCGCCACGTCGCTCGCGTCGTCCCGATGGCGATCGCCGCGGCCGGCGAGGCGCTCGCATCCGCCGGGATCGACGCGGAACGGCTTTCGCTCGAGGAGCGACGCCGGGTCTCCGTCCTCCTCGGCTCGGGAGGTGGGCCGGTCGAGTTCTTCGAGAAGATGTACGGTCACTACTATCGGGGCGAGCTGAAGAAGGCCTCGGTCTACGCGATCCCGACCGGCACCATCGGCACCCTCTCCTCGGAGATCTCCATGCGCTTCGGCCTCAAGGGCCCGTCGCACGTCGTCTCCACGGGCTGCACTTCCTCGGCCGACGCGATCGGCTACGCCGTGAAGTCGATCCGGTACGGCGAACGGGACCTCGTCCTCGCGGGGGGCGCGGACGCCGTGATCACCTCCGGCATCATGACCGGCTTCGGCCTGATGCAGATCCTCGCATCGTCGCGGCAGGACGCCCCCGAGACGGCGAGCCGCCCCTTCGACGCCGGCCGGGACGGCTTCGTCCTCGGCGAGGGAGCCTGGTTCTTCGTCCTCGAGGAAATGGAGCGGGCCCGCGCGCGCGGGATCCGCATCCTCGGTGAGGTCCTGGGCTACGCCGCGACCTGCGACGCCTACCACCGCGTGAGGCTCGACGAGTCGGGAGAGGAGCCGGCCCGCGCGATGACCGAGGCGCTCGAGGATGCCGGGATCACCCCCGCCGACGTCGGCTACGTCCAGTACCACGGCACCGGAACCGAGCTGAACGACCGGATCGAGACCCGCGCCACGCGGATCGCCCTCGGCGCGCACGCGGACGGGACCCCCGGCAGCAGCGTGAAGAGCCAGATCGGACACCCGCAGGGGGCCTCCGGCGCCGCCGGGCTCGCGGCCACCCTCCTCTCCCTGAACGCGGGGTTCCTCCCGCCGACGGCGAACCTCGAGACGCCCGACCCCGAGTGCGGCCTCGACTACGTTCCGGGGCGCGCGCGCCCCGCCGACGTGGACGTGGCCCTCGTGAACGGGATCGCCTTCGGCTCGAAGAACACCGCCCTCGTCGTGAGGACGGCGCGCGCCCGCGGAGCCTGA
- a CDS encoding FAD-dependent monooxygenase, translating into MSVERLDTIVVGASLAGSASALVLARSGARVAVVDKATFPRPKTCGELLSPDGVSTLARLGLDGAVRAAGAATIRRFALVRPDGLRVRGRLPGPALSLSRERLDALVLDGARQAGATLHTGEAATSVEGSLAAGFTVKTPVRTLEARTVLGAWGRYSPLDGRLGRPFFGAPATLFGFKKFLAGEGGARFDDHVVLHVFRGGYLGLSLVEEGRVSLGALATPAVAQEAHHDLDRLLARLGAESPALAADLAGLAPEPGPALVSEPVHLGSREATWGDVLLAGDAAGVVDPYTGSGMALALRTGEAAGALLSEHAAGRLATAALAPEWARRWRALTGRVYFFSRLFRPVFLGGFATRLVVPATAPLAGLAARLTRGPA; encoded by the coding sequence GTGAGCGTCGAGCGGCTCGACACGATCGTCGTCGGCGCGAGCCTCGCCGGGAGCGCCTCGGCCCTCGTCCTGGCGCGCTCCGGTGCCCGCGTTGCCGTCGTCGACAAGGCGACGTTCCCCCGGCCGAAGACCTGCGGCGAGCTCCTCTCGCCCGACGGCGTTTCCACGCTCGCGCGGCTCGGCCTCGACGGGGCCGTCCGCGCCGCCGGCGCCGCGACGATCCGGCGCTTCGCCCTCGTCCGCCCCGACGGGCTCCGTGTCCGCGGCCGCCTCCCCGGCCCGGCACTCTCCCTCAGCCGCGAGCGGCTCGACGCGCTCGTCCTCGACGGCGCGCGGCAGGCCGGCGCCACCCTTCACACCGGCGAGGCCGCGACGTCGGTCGAAGGGAGCCTCGCCGCAGGCTTCACGGTGAAGACCCCGGTGAGAACACTCGAGGCCCGGACCGTCCTCGGCGCCTGGGGACGCTACTCGCCTCTCGACGGCCGCCTCGGTCGCCCGTTCTTCGGGGCCCCCGCGACGCTCTTCGGATTCAAGAAGTTCCTCGCCGGCGAGGGCGGAGCGCGCTTCGACGACCACGTCGTCCTCCACGTCTTCCGCGGCGGCTATCTCGGCCTCTCGCTCGTCGAGGAGGGGCGCGTGAGCCTCGGCGCCCTCGCGACGCCCGCCGTCGCGCAGGAAGCGCACCACGACCTCGACCGGCTCCTCGCGCGCCTCGGTGCCGAGAGCCCGGCCCTGGCGGCCGACCTCGCCGGCCTCGCCCCCGAGCCGGGCCCCGCGCTCGTGAGCGAGCCGGTCCACCTCGGCTCACGCGAAGCCACGTGGGGCGACGTCCTGCTGGCCGGCGACGCGGCGGGCGTCGTCGACCCGTACACCGGCTCGGGGATGGCGCTCGCCCTCCGGACGGGCGAGGCGGCCGGCGCGCTCCTTTCGGAGCACGCCGCCGGGCGGCTCGCGACCGCCGCACTCGCCCCGGAGTGGGCCCGGCGGTGGCGGGCCCTCACGGGCCGCGTCTACTTCTTCTCCCGCCTCTTCCGGCCGGTCTTCCTCGGCGGTTTCGCCACGCGCCTCGTCGTCCCGGCGACGGCACCGCTGGCGGGCCTCGCGGCCCGCCTCACGCGCGGCCCGGCCTGA
- a CDS encoding methyltransferase domain-containing protein produces the protein MSLLVPPRTPSDEILDGSVATDTAEESLADIEWIHRALGGRAIVRRHLVPLLLSVPSPRPVLLDLGAGSGHVGRALSGELSRRGRDLVTLDLDRQLLHTRLSPRGRSLTADALRLPLADRSVDVVSSTLFLHHLDAAAVAALLSESARVARVAVVALDLTRHRIPLAINAVLSRLAYRSPITGLDGRASVLQAWTIPELRAIAARALPGTLVKPAGPFVQGLLWRRT, from the coding sequence ATGAGCCTCCTCGTCCCGCCGCGCACCCCCTCCGACGAGATCCTCGACGGAAGCGTGGCAACGGACACCGCCGAGGAGAGCCTCGCCGACATCGAGTGGATCCACCGCGCCCTCGGAGGCCGGGCGATCGTGCGCCGCCACCTCGTCCCGCTCCTCCTGTCCGTGCCGTCGCCGCGCCCGGTCCTTCTCGACCTCGGCGCCGGAAGCGGGCACGTGGGGCGTGCGCTCTCGGGGGAGCTGTCCCGCCGGGGACGGGACCTCGTGACGCTCGACCTCGACCGGCAGCTCCTTCACACGCGCCTCTCCCCCAGGGGAAGGAGCCTGACGGCGGACGCCCTGCGGCTCCCCCTGGCCGACCGCTCGGTCGACGTCGTCTCGTCGACGCTCTTCCTCCATCATCTCGACGCTGCGGCCGTCGCCGCGCTGCTCTCGGAGTCGGCCCGCGTCGCGCGCGTCGCCGTCGTCGCGCTCGACCTGACGCGCCACCGCATCCCGCTCGCGATCAACGCGGTCCTTTCCCGGCTGGCCTACCGGAGCCCGATCACGGGGCTGGACGGGCGCGCGTCGGTCCTGCAGGCCTGGACCATCCCCGAGCTGCGCGCCATCGCCGCCCGGGCCCTTCCGGGCACGCTCGTGAAGCCCGCCGGCCCGTTCGTCCAGGGCTTGCTCTGGAGGCGGACGTGA